From the genome of Blautia hydrogenotrophica DSM 10507:
AGGAAAGACAGTGACTTGGATGCCCACTTATGGACCTGCCATGAGAGGTGGAAAAGCATACAGCGTAGTGAAATATGTAGATGGCGTGATTGGCGGACCAGATATTGAGGAATCCGACGTACTGGTAGCTATGAATGCCCCTTCCCTGGAATATGCGGCTTACCTGAAAGAAGGCGGCACGTTGATTATCAACAGCGATGAGGTTGCTGACGATCAGACAGTGGAAGGAAATTTTAACATCATTAGAGTTCCATGTATGGAGCTGGCAATGAAAGCGAACAATCCGAAAGCAGCTAACATTGTTGCAATTGGTGCATTGATTAAAAAATGCGGACTGTTCGAGCCAGATATGGCCAGAAGAGTTCTGAAGGAAATGTTCGTGAAGAAAGGCAAAGAGAAATTTACTGCAGCGAATGAGGCGGCGTTTAACGAAGGTTATAACTACGTTCAGTAAGCGGCAGTATAGAGCAAAGAATGTAGCGGAGGTATGAGGCAAAGATGGATATACAAAAACTGATTAAACCTAAGAGTATTGCAGTTGTGGGGGTAACGGATAGACCTGGTTTTGGACGTGGTGCAGCTCAGGGTGCATTGAATAGTAGGATAGTAGAGCACGCATATTTTGTGCATCCCAAAAAGACAGAGCTTT
Proteins encoded in this window:
- a CDS encoding 2-oxoacid:acceptor oxidoreductase family protein encodes the protein MELVFAGFGGQGVLTSGMIMAEMALEEGKTVTWMPTYGPAMRGGKAYSVVKYVDGVIGGPDIEESDVLVAMNAPSLEYAAYLKEGGTLIINSDEVADDQTVEGNFNIIRVPCMELAMKANNPKAANIVAIGALIKKCGLFEPDMARRVLKEMFVKKGKEKFTAANEAAFNEGYNYVQ